In one Solanum lycopersicum chromosome 11, SLM_r2.1 genomic region, the following are encoded:
- the LOC138339225 gene encoding adenylate isopentenyltransferase 5, chloroplastic-like → MVATGTGKSRLSIDVATHFGGEIINSDKMQVYKGLEIVTNKITHAEKQGEIEPHSDFTAEDFCLQVVVYIEKILKTQCVPIIVGGSNSYIEKLVEDPVFMFKYKYDSFFIWIDSEQSVLNRRVYMRVNQMVKAGLVDEVRQIFIPDVDYTKGIRWSIGVPEMDRYLREETNIDGDNESKQMILQASISSIKRNTRMLI, encoded by the exons ATGGTGGCCACAGGAACGGGAAAATCCCGTCTCTCTATTGACGTTGCCACCCATTTTGGAGGAGAAATAATCAACTCAGATAAAATGCAAGTTTACAAGGGACTCGAAATTGTTACAAACAAGATCACACACGCTGAGAAACAAG GTGAAATTGAACCACATTCAGACTTCACAGctgaagatttttgtttgcaagttgtcgtctatatagaaaaaatactgAAGACTCAATGTGTTCCAATTATTGTTGGAGGGTCaaattcatatattgaaaaacttGTTGAAGATCCTGtgttcatgttcaaatataagtatgatagtttctttatttggattgataGTGAGCAATCAGTCTTGAACCGTAGAGTTTACATGAGGGTTAATCAAATGGTTAAAGCag GGCTAGTGGATGAGGTGCGACAGATTTTCATTCCAGATGTAGATTACACCAAAGGAATCCGATGGTCCATCGGTGTCCCTGAAATGGACAGATATTTAAGggaagaaacaaatatagacGGAGATAATGAATCAAAGCAGatgattcttcaagcttcaatttcaAGTATCAAGCGTAACACTCGTATGTTAATTTGA
- the LOC138339224 gene encoding adenylate isopentenyltransferase 5, chloroplastic-like, with the protein MGATGTGKSRLSIDVATHFGVEIINSDKMQVYKGLEIVTNKITHAEKQEKILKTQRVPIIVGGSNSYIEKLVEDPVSMFKYKYDSCFIWIDVEQSVLNRRVDMRDGQMVKAGLVDEVRQIFIPDADFTKGI; encoded by the exons ATGGGGGCCACAGGAACGGGAAAATCCCGTCTCTCTATTGACGTTGCCACCCATTTTGGAGTAGAAATAATAAACTCGGATAAAATGCAAGTTTACAAGGGACTTGAAATTGTTACAAACAAGATCACACACGCTGAGAAACAAG aaaaaatactgAAGACTCAACGTGTTCCAATTATTGTTGGAGGGTCaaattcatatattgaaaaacttGTTGAAGATCCTGTGTCcatgttcaaatataagtatgatagttgctttatttggattgatgttGAGCAATCAGTCTTGAACCGTAGAGTTGACATGAGGGATGGTCAAATGGTCAAAGCag GGCTAGTGGACGAGGTGCGACAAATTTTCATTCCAGATGCAGATTTCACTAAAGGAATCTGA